The Amycolatopsis tolypomycina genomic interval GGCAGGCGGTTCACGCCCAAGGTGCTCACGTTCGAGCTGCGCGGCAAGAACATCAGCGAGGTGCTGGCGATGTCCGTCGCCGAGGCGCGCGAGTTCTTCACCGGCGGCAACGCGCGGACGGTGCTCGACCGGCTCGCCGACGTCGGCCTCGGCTACCTCACCCTCGGGCAGCCGCTGACCACGCTTTCCGGCGGCGAGCGGCAGCGGCTCAAGCTGGCGATCCGGATGGCCGAGCGCGGGTCGACGTACATCCTCGACGAGCCGACGACCGGGCTGCACCTCGCCGACGTCGACCAGCTCCTGGCCCTGCTCGACCGGATCGTCGACGCCGGCAACACGGTGATCGTCATCGAGCACCACCAGGCCGTGATGGCCCACGCCGACTGGCTGATCGACCTCGGACCGGGGGCCGGCCACGACGGCGGCCGGGTCGTCTTCGAGGGCACGCCGGCCGAGCTCGTCGCGGACGCCTCGACGCTGACCGCCCGTCACCTGCGCGAATACCTGGAGAAGCCGTGAAGCCGACCGGTCTGCTCGAGGTGACGGCGGTGCGGCGGGTGACGCCGCGGGTGGTGCGGGTGACCTTCACCGGCGCCGGGCTCGATTCCCTCGAGCCGTGGCCCGACCAGCAGCTCAAGCTGCTCTTCCCGCCACCGGGACGGCCGGTGCGGCTGCCGTCGGCCGACGACGACGTCATGCGCTGGTACCAGGCGTACCTGGCGATCCCGGCCGAGGAGCGCCCGGTGATGCGCAGCTACACCGTGCGCTCGCACGATCGCGAGACGATCGACGTCGACTTCGTCCTGCACTCCGGCGCGGCGGGGCCGGCCACCGCGTGGGCGGCCCGGGCGGCGGTGGGTGACGTCCTCGGCCGGTACGGCCCGGACCCCGCCTACCGGCGGCCACTGTCCACAGCGGACACGCTGCTGTGCGCGGGCGACGAGACGGCGATCCCGGCCATCGCGTCCCTGTTGTCCGAAGTGGACAATGCGGTGGCGTTCGTCGAGGTCGCGGACGCGGCGGAGGAGCAGCCGCTGCCCGGCGAGGTGCACTGGCTGCACCGGAACGGCGCCGAACACGGCAGCCTGCTCCTGGCGGCGGTGCGCGAGGCGGCTTGGCCTTCCGGTTCGGTGACGGCGTGGCTGGCGGGTGAAGCGGGCGTGGTGCGTTCGCTGCGACGGCACCTCGTCGGCGAGCGCGGCCTGGCCAAGAACGCCGTCGAGTTCACCGGTTACTGGCGCCGCAGCCTGACCCAGGACGACGCCCCGACCCCGGAAGACCTGGCCGACGCGGCGGAGAAGCTGGAAGACTCGGCCGGGTGGAAGGGGAACTGACGGCATCGGGCATCGACCCGGCGGCGGTGGTGACGGCCGAGGAGATCGGCGGCGGAACGTACAACCGGGCGATCCGCCTGGTGCTGGCGGCCGGACGGCGGCTGGTGCTCAAGATCGCGCCGTCCGGCCCCGGCCTGACGTACGAGCACGACCTGCTGGCGACGGAGGCGGAGTACTACCGCCTGGCGTCCGGGCCGCTGCCGTCGGTGATGGGCGCGGGGCCGGAGTTCCTGCTGATGACGGAGGTGCCGGGCGAGCCGTGGAACCGCACGCCCGGCGCCGGCCCGCACCTGCGCCGCGAACTGGGCGCGATCGTGGCCCGCCTGCACGAAACGACCGGCCCCGGCTTCGGCTACCTCCAGGATCCGCTGCACCCGACGTGGCCCTCGGCGTTTCGGGCGATGGTGGACGCGGTCCTGGCGGACGCCGTCCGTTACGGCGTCCGCCTGCCGCGCCCGGCGGCGGAGATCGCGCACCTGGTGCGGCGGCGCGAGCCGCTGCTGGAGCCGGTGACGACGCCGGTGCTGGTCCACTTCGACCTGTGGCAGGGCAACATCCTCCTCGACGGCGACAGCGTCTCGGGCATCATCGACGCCGAGCGCGCGTTCTGGGGCGACCCGGTGGCGGAGTTCGTGTCCCTGACGCTGTTCCACGACCTGGATGCACCCTTGCTGGAGGGCTACGGCGCGGGCCACTTCGACGCCCCGGCCCGGCGACGGCTGACGTTGTACCGGGTGTACCTGGGCTTGATCATGCTGGTGGAAATGGTGCCGCGGCAGGACACGAACGCGGACCGCGAGCGGTTCGTTGCGGCGTGGCTGGCTTCGAACCTGGACTCGGCCCAGCGGGCGCTGTGACCGCAAGCCGCTCACGTGAACACCAGCGAAACCAGCTCGTCCACGAACGGCTCCACCAGCTCCGCCCCGGTCCGGTTCAGGGCACTGTGGAACAACGCGACCCGTCCGTGCGCCCCGACGAACACCACCGCCGCCGCGCGGCCGGGGGTCACGCGCAGCTCGTGGCCCGCCTCGACGCAGCGTTCGAAGCCCGCTGTCAGCCGGTCGATCACGTCCAGGAGCGGGCCCGTCGGGCGGGCGCCGGACTCCAGCCCGGACGCGCCGTTCGCCAGCATCAACCGGTAATGGCCCGGGTTGTCCATCGCGAACGCGCAGTACGCGTGAATCTGCGCCCGTACCCGGCCGACGACGTCGGTTTCGCCGATTGACTCCTCCGCCGCGCGCATCGAATCCCGCAGCCGGGCGTATTCGTGGTCGAGCAATCCGCGGACCAATTCCGCACGATCGGAGAAATGCTGGTAGATGCTCGCCGGGGCGATGCCGACGGCGCGGGCGACGCCGCGGATCGTCAGCCCGTCCTCGCCCCCGAGCTCGGCGAGCAACCGGCCGGCCGCGGCCAGGATCTCACCGCGCAACCGTTCGCCTTCGCCCCAGCGGTTTCTCGTCCGACCCATTCCCGCTTCGACGCGTTCCGCCACCCGCCTATTCATACGCCCGCGGCGGACGGCGCCGTATTCCGGGGTGCGGAAAACGCCTTCAGGAAACCAGCGAGGGGTACAGCGCGGGAAGATCGGCGGCGAGCCCGGCCCGCACGTTCCTGCTGAGGTCGTCGGCGAGCACCTCGAACCGGCCCTCCGCGACCCCGTCCAGCGCCAGTCCCGCCACGACCGCCGGGTCGCTCTTCGGGCCGTCGACGCCCTTGGCCATGTCGGTGTCCATGTACCCGACGTGCAGCGCCGTCACCTGCGTCTTCTGCCGCGCCAGCTCCAGGCGCAGCGCGTTGGTCAGCGACCAGGCCGCGGACTTCGCCGCGGAGTAGGCCGCGACCTGCGGTGCGGTGAACCAGGACAGCACCGACAGCACGTTGAGCACCGCGCCACCGCCGTTGCGCTCGAGGACCGGCGCGAACTCGCGCGTCACGGCGAGCGTGCCGAAGTAGTGCGTGTCCATCTCCAGCCGGATGTCCTCGAGGGACCCGCCGAGCAGCGACGCCCCGGTCGACGAGCCGGCGTTGTTCACCAGCAGCGTGACGTCGCCCGCGGCGGCCACGGCTTCGCGGATCGACGCCGGATCCGTGACGTCGAGGCGCAGCGGAACCACGCCCGGCAGGTCGATGGACTCGGGATTCCGCGCGGCCGCGTACACCTTGGCCGCGCCGCGCTCCAGCAGTGCCGCGGCGAACCGGCGGCCGAGTCCCCGGTTCGCTCCGGTGACCAGTGCCACCGCACCCGTGATGTCCATGACGAGCTCCTCTCGCACCTGGCTTGCTCGTTGCAA includes:
- a CDS encoding siderophore-interacting protein, translated to MKPTGLLEVTAVRRVTPRVVRVTFTGAGLDSLEPWPDQQLKLLFPPPGRPVRLPSADDDVMRWYQAYLAIPAEERPVMRSYTVRSHDRETIDVDFVLHSGAAGPATAWAARAAVGDVLGRYGPDPAYRRPLSTADTLLCAGDETAIPAIASLLSEVDNAVAFVEVADAAEEQPLPGEVHWLHRNGAEHGSLLLAAVREAAWPSGSVTAWLAGEAGVVRSLRRHLVGERGLAKNAVEFTGYWRRSLTQDDAPTPEDLADAAEKLEDSAGWKGN
- a CDS encoding phosphotransferase family protein — its product is MEGELTASGIDPAAVVTAEEIGGGTYNRAIRLVLAAGRRLVLKIAPSGPGLTYEHDLLATEAEYYRLASGPLPSVMGAGPEFLLMTEVPGEPWNRTPGAGPHLRRELGAIVARLHETTGPGFGYLQDPLHPTWPSAFRAMVDAVLADAVRYGVRLPRPAAEIAHLVRRREPLLEPVTTPVLVHFDLWQGNILLDGDSVSGIIDAERAFWGDPVAEFVSLTLFHDLDAPLLEGYGAGHFDAPARRRLTLYRVYLGLIMLVEMVPRQDTNADRERFVAAWLASNLDSAQRAL
- a CDS encoding TetR/AcrR family transcriptional regulator; the protein is MRGEILAAAGRLLAELGGEDGLTIRGVARAVGIAPASIYQHFSDRAELVRGLLDHEYARLRDSMRAAEESIGETDVVGRVRAQIHAYCAFAMDNPGHYRLMLANGASGLESGARPTGPLLDVIDRLTAGFERCVEAGHELRVTPGRAAAVVFVGAHGRVALFHSALNRTGAELVEPFVDELVSLVFT
- a CDS encoding SDR family oxidoreductase, giving the protein MDITGAVALVTGANRGLGRRFAAALLERGAAKVYAAARNPESIDLPGVVPLRLDVTDPASIREAVAAAGDVTLLVNNAGSSTGASLLGGSLEDIRLEMDTHYFGTLAVTREFAPVLERNGGGAVLNVLSVLSWFTAPQVAAYSAAKSAAWSLTNALRLELARQKTQVTALHVGYMDTDMAKGVDGPKSDPAVVAGLALDGVAEGRFEVLADDLSRNVRAGLAADLPALYPSLVS